TTTCACGCATATTATCAGTCCTaacattttattacatattttaaaatttcagcaTTGGGCATGTCAACCCTGAGCTCTATGCCCTTGGATCCAGCAGCTTGAATTTAGATAACATTGAGCTAGGAAACTTTGGCACCCAACCAGCTGTTGATGAGTGGATGAAAAATTACGTAAATGTCCTCTGTGTGAATGCTTGGCAGGTAACGAGTCACTCGGTTTGAAAACCGAAGATAGTTTTTCATAACGATGTGGACTCTCATTTTCCAACTCCATTCATATGCAGGTGAAAAGATATATAGATGTTTATTCAAATTCATCCGTTGTTGGTTTCTCGTCAGATGATATGTCGAGAATATCAGATCTATATTCTGCAGCAGAACATCATTGGTCTAACTCTGTCAAACACACATTGATGGATAATGATGGAAATGAGGACAGTACAAATACATCAGCTCTCAAAGCGCAAATCGCTGCATATTTGAGTTTTTTCTCAAGCGTTGCCGAACTGGCACGGTCTAAGTGGACAGAGTTCAATCTGACTTTAATGATTACTGGGTTTGGGATTTTGGTTATATCACTCATCCTTCAGTCTCTTGCTATATTTCGTGGGGATAAATCTTATGCAGTGGATTCTGGGTTATCTACTGGTGCAGCTTTCACTATCTTCATAGTATTGATCCGTGCTTGCAGCTTTCTTTCCAACAGCTATATTTGTAAGCTTCAAGTAATTTTACCGTTcagcatttttttttctctgatctGGCACTCTTTGATTTTAGTGTACATTGCCATATGAGCTGCTGACAAATAACCTTTGTGTAAATAGTGGAAGAAGGTAAAGTTGCAAACTTTCTCCTTGCAACAACTGGACTTATCAAGCTGCGATACTCGCTCATGAGTAAAACAATGCGGAAAGAAGTCAGTTTTATCTATTACGTTTCTTAGTTACTTCTGGTTTATCAGGTAATAATGTTTTCGCATTGTCTTGTCTGCAGGCTTTTATATTTCTTGCAATGGTTTCTGTTCTCAGAGTTTCTATAGATATTGGGTTAACAAAGCAAGCTGCAACTTCTCAGTTTATGAGTAGCTCACCAACGTGGATGCTGGGGCTAGCTCCAGACCATCCAGCATTGACATACGCGATTGAAACTGCACCTATCCTATCAGTGGCTGTACTCATTTGTGTACTCTACATAGCGATTGATAAAACAGCCAGTGAGGGGATATGGAAGTATGTTACTGTTGGTAGTATGATAAGCTACTTTTTGATAGCATTGCTCTGGGCTTCAGAGAGCAAGATATTTGGTTTTGATAGTTTACTTCAAGTGATTGGAGGAAGAAATATCATCCCTCAAACGGTTTATGTAATCGGATTGGTGCAGCTCTTCCTTTTAGCTTCTGCCCATATGTTTTGCGATGGAAAAGATAAGAACTGGGCTATCAGAGCTGTCGCTCTTGTATCTGCTTGTAGCTCACCAGTAATTCTCTTGTCTGGGAAGCAAGGATCAATGCTTGCATTAGCATATATGCTAGCTGGTACTTTTTGTCTTCTCACTTGACGATTCTCTAAGCAAAAAGCTTTAAATAACAAAGATGGCAAATCAGGTCATTAAGGTTCTTTAACTCATGCAGTTAAATGTATGTAGGATATTGTATTATGAGGCTGGATGGTGTAGAGAGAAGAAACCAATCAGATGGACAGAACAAATTCTCAAAACTAGATCCTCTGTGTGTTGTGCAATGGAGTCTTCTTTCTGTATGCATGTTTTTCGCCAGCGGGCATTGGTGCGCCTTTGATGGTCTCCGCTATGGAGCTGCATTTGTCGGGTAGGTCCAAGATTCATAAACTCAGATTCTATATGATGGCTTTGCTTATTACATCTTTTCTTCAGGTTTGATGAGTTTGTGCTTATACGACAAGCCATCCTCTTGACAATCGAAACATTTGGTTTCTCGATCATCCTTTCTGTATTTGgacttcctctcctcataccGATCCACTCTCAAACTCCTCAGGCTCATGGAGCAAAGCGTCACCAGTTGTTTCAGGTAAGATTTCGTTATATCGGTTCATCCTTGGTACATTATATCATAGACATTCACCAACAAGATCTTCaatcatattttctttaaattctCATCAGATGTATATGCTCTATGGAGTTATATCGGTGACTACTGTCACGGCTACGATCCTCTGCGTCACCATCCACAGAAGACATTTGATGGTAAGCACAGCAATATTCATTCTGGCCAAAGGTTCTTGTGCACTTTCTGTTACTAAAAACATTGGTCTCGTTTTCTTGCAGGTTTGGGGTTTGTTTGCTCCAAAGTTTGTCTTTGACGTTGTTGGTCTCATCCTCACCGATGTCCTCATCTGTTTGGCTTCAGCTTACTATCTTTGATTCATACTTGCAGTTTATTAAGATATAACAGTAGATTGATTATATACTAGTTGCAGTAGATTATATACTCTACtagttaattgttttttttttaaagttgttaTGAATGTATAAACAATTATCAGAAATCCTCTTTTGAGCATTGATGAATTAATGTGACAAATTTCCAACCATATCTTAGGTACATGTACATGAGATGATTCATTTTCTCAATACAATAACTCAATGGTATATGCGTAGTATATGCGCAGACTTAAACCTAATAAGTCTAAATTTTTCGGTGGAGAAAACAGGTTAACCGAAACTACCTTAGTGGCGTAGACAAAGACCAAATAAGTACGTGACAAAGCGGTACAAAAGAATCTGCAAAACCAGAGGAAGGAATATTCAGTTCCTTGCGGTGGTAACTTTGCAAATCTTGTGGTGTATGTTACTTTATAATGTTTCTCCCCTTCTTTTGCCAAACAACTACAAAATGCTAACAACACGGCAAGACTGACGGCCTAATAAATCCAATTCTTGAGGTTTTTGCATGGCCTAtctaaaaaaggaaaatgtAGTTGACATTTCAAATAGAGAATTACCTTAGGatatcctaatttttttttggtcacaaatataattgtaagaatcaaaatgatcaaaatattttgttaaagaggtaaatatacaattatatttctaatattaaCTAATCTACACTTTAGAATTTAGAATTAAGGAGTGGAATTTTGGGATTGGggtgtaaatttttaaaataaatattaaaaatttgaaaagaaattttaaaaatagtttcaaaaaacattttcaaatttcaataaaaacaaattggaaaaaagattttttgaaacttttctataaaaaatccaatttgaaaacatacaattcgaaagtataattttttatttgtaatttatatatctaagataTAAAGATCTTTTATCTAtcaaatgaaacattttggtcatttttttaggggttcattttgtgataaaaacttgaaaaatctATTTAGGAGAATTGTCCTTTCAAATAATACAAGCCTCTAgggcaattatatatatgttttactaGTTTCTAAACCAattcaaaagatttttttttttgcgaaagGGTTAACCAGTTCAGAAGATGTTGTTTTATCTATCATCAAACCATTATGTTATAATACTCTTTTCAAAATTGTTATTGACGGTTAGCTATTTCACTATAAAGTAACTGTGACAGATATTAAGAAATAATCGAGGTATATAATTGTAGTCGTTAAAAAGAAATTGAGGTATATAATTGTATAGTTTGAGTAAATGAATTATTTGAGTAAATGTATAGATTGTatagtttttacttttcttttctttagttTAAAGTTCTGAATCTTTTGGTCTGGTTTGTATATAAACCAACAGAGTTTTATCGAATCAATGAGATTTTATAGGTAAGTATTATGTCTAGCTGTAAAATGTACTAACAACGATTCGTGTATAATGGAAAGTTGGAAACTACGGAAGCATACCACATGGCACGTCCATTTAGTAAGTACGTGGTTGATTCACTCCTTACGTAGCCATTAAcgaattttgttttgtatttatattacaactttttctagacCATTTTAGAAACTAGAGTAACTACAAGTCTACAGCAACTCGTCATCAATGTGTATAATATTCGTGGGAggcaaagaaagaaaaatcttGCAGCATTAAGTAGCACTACGTGTCAAGCCATGCAACCATTTAAATGGTGACTACGGTCCATTAATTTGgtactttttataataaaacctAATTTATTCGACTTAATTATATTACTTGATATAGAAAACGATAAATTTCCAATCGTGGATGAAATTTTATGGGCCACGAAAGATGACAACACACTCTACGGGTACACGTTTCCTTATTGCAACCATGTCTCTATCCCTCGCCAAACAATTCCAGAACGTGAACTGTTTGGCGAATTTGCGTCGGATGCTAGTGATTGATTCTCTCGTTAAGTTTTCATAAATTTCGATTCAAGAGTTTTAAAtgatactagatcttgacccgtgcgaccgcacgggtattaattttcagttttaatttttatttatttatactaaatagtatatttataatatttgatcgttttatattgactaagctagggatatgtatttgggtatccactcgaattc
The sequence above is drawn from the Raphanus sativus cultivar WK10039 chromosome 7, ASM80110v3, whole genome shotgun sequence genome and encodes:
- the LOC108814990 gene encoding uncharacterized protein LOC108814990 isoform X2, translated to METHRKQRNNKKKCIPLAFLLIHSVAILIFTRGFLLTRTELPFQSTCSDASLSPCLLSSPNHNQPNKCWTKPVVDRVIIIVLDALRIDFLAPSAFFPEAKPWMDKLTVLQKLAFSNESSAKIFKAFADPPTTSLQRLKGLTTGGLPTFVDVGNSFGAPAIVEDNFINQLVLNGKRLVMMGDDTWTQLFPNQFHKSYPFPSFNVKDLDTVDNGCIEHLFPTLYKDDWDVLIAHFLGVDHAGHIYGVDSVPMIDKLEQYNTFLEKVIDVLESQAGPGGLHENTMLIVMGDHGQTLNGDHGGGTAEEVETTMFAMSTKKHTTSVPPEFDTSSCKQNPDGKQICISSIEQLDFAATLSALLGISFPFGSIGHVNPELYALGSSSLNLDNIELGNFGTQPAVDEWMKNYVNVLCVNAWQVKRYIDVYSNSSVVGFSSDDMSRISDLYSAAEHHWSNSVKHTLMDNDGNEDSTNTSALKAQIAAYLSFFSSVAELARSKWTEFNLTLMITGFGILVISLILQSLAIFRGDKSYAVDSGLSTGAAFTIFIVLIRACSFLSNSYILEEGKVANFLLATTGLIKLRYSLMSKTMRKEAFIFLAMVSVLRVSIDIGLTKQAATSQFMSSSPTWMLGLAPDHPALTYAIETAPILSVAVLICVLYIAIDKTASEGIWKYVTVGSMISYFLIALLWASESKIFGFDSLLQVIGGRNIIPQTVYVIGLVQLFLLASAHMFCDGKDKNWAIRAVALVSACSSPVILLSGKQGSMLALAYMLAGYCIMRLDGVERRNQSDGQNKFSKLDPLCVVQWSLLSVCMFFASGHWCAFDGLRYGAAFVGFDEFVLIRQAILLTIETFGFSIILSVFGLPLLIPIHSQTPQAHGAKRHQLFQMYMLYGVISVTTVTATILCVTIHRRHLMVWGLFAPKFVFDVVGLILTDVLICLASAYYL
- the LOC108814990 gene encoding uncharacterized protein LOC108814990 isoform X1 encodes the protein METHRKQRNNKKKCIPLAFLLIHSVAILIFTRGFLLTRTELPFQSTCSDASLSPCLLSSPNHNQPNKCWTKPVVDRVIIIVLDALRIDFLAPSAFFPEEAKPWMDKLTVLQKLAFSNESSAKIFKAFADPPTTSLQRLKGLTTGGLPTFVDVGNSFGAPAIVEDNFINQLVLNGKRLVMMGDDTWTQLFPNQFHKSYPFPSFNVKDLDTVDNGCIEHLFPTLYKDDWDVLIAHFLGVDHAGHIYGVDSVPMIDKLEQYNTFLEKVIDVLESQAGPGGLHENTMLIVMGDHGQTLNGDHGGGTAEEVETTMFAMSTKKHTTSVPPEFDTSSCKQNPDGKQICISSIEQLDFAATLSALLGISFPFGSIGHVNPELYALGSSSLNLDNIELGNFGTQPAVDEWMKNYVNVLCVNAWQVKRYIDVYSNSSVVGFSSDDMSRISDLYSAAEHHWSNSVKHTLMDNDGNEDSTNTSALKAQIAAYLSFFSSVAELARSKWTEFNLTLMITGFGILVISLILQSLAIFRGDKSYAVDSGLSTGAAFTIFIVLIRACSFLSNSYILEEGKVANFLLATTGLIKLRYSLMSKTMRKEAFIFLAMVSVLRVSIDIGLTKQAATSQFMSSSPTWMLGLAPDHPALTYAIETAPILSVAVLICVLYIAIDKTASEGIWKYVTVGSMISYFLIALLWASESKIFGFDSLLQVIGGRNIIPQTVYVIGLVQLFLLASAHMFCDGKDKNWAIRAVALVSACSSPVILLSGKQGSMLALAYMLAGYCIMRLDGVERRNQSDGQNKFSKLDPLCVVQWSLLSVCMFFASGHWCAFDGLRYGAAFVGFDEFVLIRQAILLTIETFGFSIILSVFGLPLLIPIHSQTPQAHGAKRHQLFQMYMLYGVISVTTVTATILCVTIHRRHLMVWGLFAPKFVFDVVGLILTDVLICLASAYYL